aacactccaattatatgtaaactcaatgaatggcaaacaatactcccacaaatgttcatgaaacatatctaaaatCTTCCTTACACGAAGATCACCATTCCAATTATATGAAAACTCAATGAAACGCAAATAATGATcccgcaaacgttcatgcaacaagtcaatgtatggcaaatgatactcccataaacgttcatgaaacacacataaagttttccttacaccaaaatgacaattccaattatatgcaaactcaatgaatgataagcaatactcccacaaacgttcatgcaacacgttaatgaatgacaaatgatacttctacaaatgttcatgcaacacatcaatgaatggcaaatgataatcctacaaacgttcatgcaacacatcaaacaatgacaaatgatatttccacaaacgttcatgcaacacgtcaatgaatggcaaatgatactcccacaagcGTTCATATAACACCTCaataaatgacaaatgatactttcacaaacgttcatacaacacgtcattgaatgacaaatgatattctcacaaacgttcatgcaatacaacaaaagtcttccttacaccaaggttacccaacaaaccaccatgtctatcacacacaagcaacttatgcataaaactagtaggcatataaaatctattctctataaacaagtaccaatctagtttatagaacttaccaaacgatgatttctcacatgttccatacacactaacaaagtcatcatcattagcatgcaatttcatatcatattccagtctcaacaattttgcatctaaaacaAAGACaatgacataccttcttgctaaagcatcaactacaaaattttccataccttgtgtgtttTTTagtacatgaggaaaagtatcaatacagtcctcccacttagcatgcattctagtcagcaaCTTACATTGTCCCTTCATGTGTGTCAATGGctcatgttcttgaaagaaaggtcgattaggaattgtcgcacctggcacaaaatcaatgtagtactctatctccctaataggtggcaatccactaaacacaccgctaggaaacacgacctcatatccctgcaacaaagagataacaatactaggcaaagatacgtcaagttagTTAATATTAAGACTTGCCTtcgcataaaaactcacttttctctttgtttttctcttactttcttcactctatcttttctttccactctctttttgtttttcagtcTCTTTTTCGCTTtcacactcttttttcttttcactctctttgtttttgtcactctcttttttcttcatctttttttgtactctcgacctcacaattatttttcaactcattctctctttttcttgaggtctcatCCTCAccctgattttttttctctttcatttttctctcactctccttTTCGGcatcactatttctttttttctcaatctcgcCTTCACTcattagctcaatctcactttcactcttacattttagctcaatctctttttcactttttcttttttgatcactctcactttcattctttctttttttatcactctcattttcactatttttttttatcactctcactctcactctttcttttttgatcactctcattttcactctttcttttttgagaaacctcacttttgagtttcaattggttctcatggacctgtgttggaattaaaggagcaagttgattgtttttccattcttttcaaaactgtacatattccttaacccatcatgtatcaccttcctatcaaacTGCCACGGTTTTCCCAataaaatatggccagcatgcatagacactacatcacaaatgatcatatcctggtatttcccaattgaaaaagaaactagcacttgcttatttaccctaacctccccacaatcactcaaccactgcaacatgtatggtctagggtgtttcaagattggtaaattcaatttctcaactaaagtaatgctagccaaattaatacaactcatcaaatcaatgatcataccacataccttgttgttaatgtggcatctagtatgaaaaatattctcactcTGCTGctttgtatcatccatcttaatttgtgtatcgAGAGCACGCCTGCAACAAGAGATTCACCATACTCTCCATTCTTacacttatgttcaatacaaagctcactcctcctcctattaCTCGtgccttgtagatttctaattatcacttcttgatgatccatcatatccctcacttcacccaacaccaagttcaaccgctcaaactgttgttgcatggattgcaacacaaaagatgagttatctaccatcccctttggtgaagagccactccggtgaaacattgtaaagtgctacacaaaagaatgttagtggaaaaacctcacacactccattatgtgtttacactcgaataatggcactccactcgtgtttcactcttaattggcttttttccgataatagtttcacactctcttgccttttacctcaatagtttttccgctcaagttctttaagaactagttgaactaaatcaagacaatacaaccttgtattattccaaccagtaatatagatctaagaaacaaaaaacaagaaaggaataaaataacacgagactcaaggaatttatatgagggaaatagtaattataaaacaagataccaattacaaatatgtattcagcacctctgatgataaaactcaatcaacaaatgtttttctttctctttgttgtaactatgtagcaacctttgaatatgctaccttttcttttcttcttcttttttttttttttgaattttttttttttcttttcctttcctttgctttcttttcttttcttttcttttttcttctctaattcaatcacaaatagcaatactcaattgtaaaaatcaagcaattgaattcaagcacacaataattgacaatgaaatagaagagaatcaatggaacgacactccaaggaattgacaaacttagagatgcaataaaccctagaattttgaaaccctaggtgatgcaaatttcagccaaactcAAAATCttaagaattttggcagcctactttttgtttctgcattttttattttttatttttgcaaccctagaacaatgtagccctagaattaaatttaaggatgagagaaattaaaagatagaatcagacctgattggaaacattgctctaaataccaaatgatatgaacccgcaggactgaaatcccttaaacccacaatcaaattgaaaacccactcaagaaagtcaaaatcaagtcaatcgatggagaatctagacccgatgagaactcgtttcaagaacctagattatattaaaatctagacccgttgaagaacccgtctcaagaacccaaattacaaaggaggaacgccacaaaggttgtgatttacatttgataagttcaaaaattcaattaagaataagaggagtaaaactgaactcacaatgaataaattcatcaatttcataaatttcttaaaatgaggcaacatagaatatttaaaccaaaacctaattaaaaccctagtcaaaataaagccccaactttcaaaaatactcctgagtgaatagtgtcgcggctacagtacgacgctacagtaactcttggctacagtacttttgaaaccctagtcaccacagtacttcttaaaaccctagttcaacaaagtaataaattttccaacatgtcCTTGAATAAAcccccccttaagtccttctcataattaaacccaataattctaaactaataaaacaagtcatttaaatgaattaaacaagttgaaacccttcaagagcccaaagcTTTTAAGTcttgttgttgccctcttccatagcttatcaaatgaatcaaaactggatcttcatccttcaaactCATCTTGAATATTGGGCTCTTACTAAACTCGcttcaagtggattgcatcaatccttgcattctTCACCTTGCACTCAGAGAACTACACCATTGTTGGCCGCCCTCTTCTATTACCTGAGAACTCACTTGGAAATCAAGTAACATTGAAATCTCCCCCAATGCACCATGGAAGTTCCCACCAGCTATGAGCTCCTGCTAATTCGTCCCATAAAGATGCTCTGTTGTTGTCTAAGTTTGGTCCATATACACCTGCAAATGCCCCACAAAAAGTTATTCGACACACTCTTAAAAGAGCATGCAACCAAGTACATCCATATGaaatcctccattttttccacCACCTGTCTATCCCACATAACCACAACCCTCCTGACGCCCCAATTAAGGCCAAATAAACCCAATCCACATGAACACAACTCCATAAGCTTCTCACAGTTTTCCTATTGATCAACTTCAACTTAGTCTCTTGTAGACATACAATGTTCGCCTTCCACTCACGAAGCAAATTTCTAATCTGCATGCATTATTGACCTCGTTGAGCCCACAGACGTTCCATGACACGATTTTTTGTCTCATTGGAAAAAGGtcagccccttcccttttgaCCTGCCCCTGCCCTCAGTATTCACTGACCACATCAACCTATTGAGTTCACGCTGTTTTTTGGTGCCaacttttctttgttgtttatGCCCCGCTTCAATGGCTATAAGCAAGGCCATAAACTGTTCCTCGTAACCTTTGCACTCCAGACATGCATTTTTTAATAGCTTTCACCGTATCAATAACCCAATCCAAGACCTCAGGAAGGCCAAGAAACATAAAGTTCAAAGGCAAAGGATCTACCTTCATGTTGTCCTTCTGAGTACCTCGAGTATCTTCCACCAAAATAATTCCACCCATATGCGCACTCATGACTTGGACTATACTCTAAGAAACCTCATCATCAAAGAACACCATTTCCACCCCATCAGAGCGCACGAAAGCCGCAGAAACCTCCCATTCCTTCAAGTCAAAGCCAGATTCTGCAACAACCTGGATAGAGAGGTTCGCCCGCGACGCCCCCTCCTCCTCGCACCTCGTTGGCGTTGTCTGGCCTCCACACGACAGAGAACAACCACCAATAGTTGGATAGCCCTTCGCATCTTCAAGAGCCTGAACAGAAAGGCTCACCGGCGTCGCCCCCTCCACCTCGCATCTTATCGGCACAATCTGGCCCCCACACACCAAAGAACAACCTCTAACAAGAGTCGAAGTGCCCTTTGCAAGATCAAACGACACAATCCAAGCTTTCCGCTCGTGTGAGCTGTCATCAGAGGGTGCCACTGTCGACGTCGGCAAGTTCTGTCTACTCGCCGACAGCTCCACCTGCGCTGGCGAGTGGCACGATATGGTCCTTGACAGCAACCCATCCCTGGAAGAAGCCCTCAGGCTTTGCAAAGGGCAGCCCTTCAGCTGAGTTCTGGGCTGAGGACCAGCTTGGGCCAAAACAGAATGCTCGGCTTGCCCACTTGGAAGCCTCCAGATGGGCCTGTGGGCTAAGTCCCACCCAAGTTGAGGGACCCCAAAGCTGGTCCCGTGGGCTAAGGCCCTGAAGTCTTAATCCACTGGGGGCCCTTCCCCCTATTCTGTTTGAAGGGCTTTCGCACCAAGCCCAGCCCCTTACCTTTACACTCCCCCAACCTTGCACCTTCATCTTCCTTTTTATGCTCGACAGAGACTTTTATTTCTGCAATTTCCTTCTGTAGGTGCCGTAAACAGCACATCACCTCTTCCCACATCCCGTGCACGTCCCACTCCACCCTCCTGCCATTTCCCACGTTACATACAAAGTGAGGGGCTCAATGCGAGTAGCTGTCAGAGAAGCTGAAACAACCACCACCCTCACTCTGCTCACGGTGGGCCCCCCTGTTATGAAAGCCTCATTGTAAGACTGCAACATGGTTTATCCACCAACTTCTGCTGCAGTGAAGGGCCAACCTAAAGAGCCCCACCGCTTCTACCTTCCTGCATACATTCTCCCAAGGCCTCTCTTAACCTCTTCCATCCTCTTCCCCCCTCCCTTTCaggtatgaaaatgaaatttcttcttccacccTCACCGTCTTTTGCAACCATTACATAACGACCCCGGAAATTTGAACACCTCTGGGCTATAAAGGTGCGATACACTTCTCTAACGGTGCTATAGAACTCCTTCTTCTCCCCTCTCAAACAGACCTCCAATGCTTTCTAAAGCCACCCCACTGTATTTTTTTCTACCTTGACCTCATGATCCTTCTTCCATCCTCTCTCAATGATATGTAACAAACCTCCCTCCttctctaataaaaataatttcgtATCTCACCAATTCCCTTATGAACCTCATCAAAACCAACTCAGCACTACACCCGTaccatatgcaaaatttttaacATGATACTTTAGCACTTAGCTTGCAATTTAAAGAGAATGAAATGTCTGCACAGCATATCGTCTTTTACGGATGCCAGTGACATACTTAACAGCTTACATTTAGAGTCCTATTCATTTTTGTAAGcaccaaaaatttaaatgactCCAAATTATCAAGAGGAAACCTGTATTTGAACGTTATTTACATCTGGAACTAATTTTGCTTCAGCCAGgaaactaaaaatttaaaactcagTTGGGCCCCATTTTCTGGCATGTATATTACCCAGTGATTCAGCTGTAAACTTCAGCCTATTCAACATTGTCTAGTTGACAAACCAAAACAATATGCAGTGCAACCATTCAAGAtaactcttatttttctttttttgacagGTGAGAAATCTTCATTAGAAAGCGAAAGATAACTCTTGTTTCACAACCAATTGATCATTTCCATGCCTTTGATCATAAATAAGGTATAGAAGTTACAAAAAACATCTCGAGAAGAATCCTGATCCATCACTCTCTTTCTAAGACCTCCCCTAGAAGTGCTTCAACAAAATGGGAATTCTCTTTGCAAAGTTTATTAACTAAAGATTGGCATGTGCCTTTTTGAAGAGTATAACCTATCCTAaacataaaatctaaaacaagtAAAGTATCATCAGGCCTATCTATTTGTGAAAGACATTGGATCAGTCTCTCAAAAGTACTTCTCTTTGGTTTGAGATTACGCTTCAGCATTTCTAACAACCATTCCATCCCCTCCCCAATGAATCCTTGATCACATAAGCCAGTAATGATATGATCTCGAGTACAGACCATTGGTATCAGACCCCTACTTTCCATATCATTCCACAATTTTTTTGCTTCTTGGATGTCTCCCATCTGACAAAGCTTTTCAATAACTGGGGTAAACGACTGTGTTGATGGCTGTAAACCCTGCACCTGCAGGTCTTTTAACAGATTTATACTCTCGACTATCTTGCCTTCCCTGCAAAAGGCCTGAATCAGAGTGTTATAAGTGATCACATCACGAATAACACTCTTCTGAGGCATTTCTTCAAATAACCCACGAGCATCATCCGCTCTTCCATTTAAACACAAACCTGCAATCATCGTGTTGCAACTCACTGTGGTTTCTCTATAACCTCTATCACACATCTCCTTGTACAGCTTCCTAGCCTCTTCAAGATTACCAATCTTACAAAACCCATAAATCAGTGCATTGTATGTGTATTCGTTTGGAATAAACCCCTTCTGAATCATCTCAAACCACAACTTCCTAGCATCACCAAGCCATCTCAATTTGCAAAGACCACGTATCATTGTTGTGTACATGACCATATCTGGGGCATACCCCCTGTTCTTTAGATCATTGAAGATCCGAAAACCCTCTAGCCACTTTCTTCTCTTGCCGAGCCCATTGATGATTTCCTGATAGGTAAAAATAGTGGGAGCATGGTTCTTTGCGATCATGGTGTGAAGGAGTTCAGATACTTTGTCATACTGCCTCTCCTTACAAAACCCAGATATCAATCTGTTAAAAGTAGCATTCTCAGGGTCAAAACCATCTTCCAAAACCTGCCTAAGAAGTTCATTACCTTTTGAAACTTTACCATCATCACAAAAAGCTTGAATAAGATACCCAACAGTCTCAACATCAACTTTTGCCGCAACATTGGATTCCATCATCTCCCTGTACAATTTCCAAACGAGATCAGTTCTCCTAACCTTAAGAAAACCAGACAAAGCCGAATTCCAAGTCGCTATCGACGGGTTAATTCCATCCCCTCTTAATCTATCAAACACATCAAGCGCTTCCTCGACCAACCCAACCTCACAAAGACAACGAACGTAGCACTCCAAAGAAGCCTGCTCAGGTTTAAACCCTGTATAATCAAGAAAGTCTTTTGCAACACTACAGGCCTTGGCCTCCACGAGCGCATTAAAAAGGGTATTCAACGACAACGGGTCAGGTGAGAAACCATCACAAGAGCATAGCCAGTGAAAGAAGCGGAGCGACAGAAGCACATTGTTTTGGTGCTTTATCAGCTCGTTGAAGAACCGGGGATCAGAGAAATTGAAGGAAGGGAAATCGGAGACCAAGGTCTGCTCCCATCTGGGTCTCGTACGAGTAATCTTACAAACCTCTTTGGCAATCTCAGTAAATTCATTGTGCGCGTTTCGTGATGGCTCATGATCTGGGTTTGGCTTGATTTCTCCGCCGCGACAATCAGCTTCTCTGATTTCAAGAGCAAGGTTTCGGATCTGGGTATTAGGGTTTGGGCTAGTAAGAGGGTTTTGGCGAATAAAGAAGATGGGTGATGGAGCCCTCGCCATGAAGAATCACTGCCCGTGAATCTCAAGGTTTTTCAAGCTCACTTTAAACGTTCATGGACTTGAAGTTTAGAGGCAGAATTACAGAAATGGAGCCACAACTGCGCATCTGAaatcaacaaaattaataatcttttacaaaataaatgtattctatttggttaaaaataaagattacagaaaatatttaaaaataaaaagttaaagcaaaacgcattttatatttaatttaaattttatataattattcaaagtcTTTTCTTCAGAATCTTACTATCtcctttatttttacaaatgaaatgaaataaaaatagaaatgagctaaaataaaaaataaaaataaaatagaatgttaaaaaaaattgtatcaaGAGTCTTATGGATGCCATAGATGCTGCCAAGTATTGCTTTTGTTACTCGAAGTATTAACACACAAATCTAACggctaatttttctttttttttttttattcgattTCCTTCTGCACCATTTTTTAAAGTCCTCTAGTTGAAAATGTGCGACTGAGGATGAACGAGTTCTTCAATTGCGGACGTCTTGTTCCCAGAAATGAATGCCACGAATCAAACGCGAATGAGGAGGCAATTACTATTTTGTAATTGCATTGCTTATCTCTCCGAATGCTTTGATACCTACATAGCCAAAGAGTTTTTTGTCCCTATGCAAAGAACACTTTGTAGCATGGAAAAAGTAGAGCTATTCtattatcaaattatattatgtaagtACTTTATTAAATATGCTCTACACACtaacttgagaatagaataactcggAAAGAATAGAATTACACAACACATTCAAGCATATTAGCAGACTGTATAGTGATAAATGCATCTTTTCTCCTCACTCAAAGCTTGGAGTTGGACCCAATCTTTGAATCCCGTAAGAGTTGCGCTTAAGACCAGATAGGTGCCAAACATGTCTTCCCACATAGCCGAAGTACACAACACATTTAATAAAGTacttacataatataatttgataataGAATAGCTCTACTTTTTCCATGCTACAAAGTGTTCTTTGCATAGGGACAAAAAACTCATTGGCTATGTAGGGATCAAAGCATTCAGAGAGATAAGCAATGCAATTAGAGcaacttgagaatagaataactcggAAAGAATAGAATTACACAACACATTCAAGCATATCAGCAGACTGTATAGTGATAAATGCATCTTTTCTCCTCACTCAAAGCTTGGAGTTGGACCCAATCTCTGAATCCCGTAAGAGTTGCACTTAAGGCCGGATGGGTGCCAAACATGTCTTCCCACCGACCAATAGGAATATGCCACGTAGGCATTTCATAGAAGAGTAAAATGAAGTGAAATGTATTgaatcttgtcttatagttagaAGAATtacttctctcattctctctccctctccctctggAATCTCAGTTTCTtagcaaaacacaaaatcacatctctctccctctccctctccctcttgaATCTAAGTTCATTTCTCAGCCAAACACAAAATcacctctctccttctctctccctctccctctccctcccgaATCTGGGGTGCCAAACACAAAATCACCTCTCTCGACGGAACCCATCTGTGTGACGGAGCCAGCCTTCTCAAGCCCCATTTGTGCTCCACTCCATCACGCCGAAAGCCCCAAAAAAATAATCTGCAGGTTGAAAGGTAAATAAAATTTGTGTTCCCACAACAATCCAGATAATTACAACAAGAAAAACATTACTTACAACCGGTTGGGGGAATCTCAACGTAACCggtgcataaaaaaatttattttttctctctcttcatttcattccctctctatcaattttttcttcctctcctccctctcattcttcccttcctcttttttcttcgtTTCGCTCattctcccctcccctcccctcccctcgtTCATTTTTAGTTCTGGAGAGTGAACTTGCATTTTCAGTTTTCATAATGCTAAAAAAGAGTCCAAGTTTTGCATTTGACCGTGACGCAAGTTTCGTAAATGATAGTGAAATTTTCACAAATACTTTGTTTGGTTTGCAGGAAAAAgtaggaaagaaaagaagagaaaactaaTAGACTCTAaatcttaaatcattttcacatgtgAATTTCAGAAattcattttctcaaacttACACAAACTGGTAAAATCCGTTTGGCACCCATGCGTAAAATCCAAATTCATTTGTTCAAACTTTTGCAAACTGGTTCAGTTCTAACTTCAAAATATGTTTaagaaaaccaaagaaatagGTAGAGCCACCTAGAAGTCTAAGTTCACTTTAGCCCAAAATAACTCGAGCTTTGAGTCAATCTAGTTCAGATGAACTCTTCAGTACAGAAAGACAAAGGACGAAAGAGAAGAGGCAAGAAGCAAGAAGCTGAATAATGCTTTTTAGTGAGAAAGGAGAACTTCGTCTTTACCGTGCACTTTACTTTCCGTTGCAATGGACACTGGAAAAGGTCATCATGAAGAAGCAGAGATGGCGTTGGTTTTAGATGTCTTTACCATGCACTCACCTTTCCGTTACAATACTATtctagttttggttttttttttttttcttttttttaatatataggtTGTCAGCCGATTACCCGGCGGTTCAAAACCGCCggttgtacatagcaaaactgtTACAACAATCCAGATTACAACAATCCAACAGCCTATTTATAAGCTCTACAAACTGAATGAATCCCAAAATTTGCAAAAATTTAGATATGAAGAAACAGATGTACAAGCAACAGCTTCGAAAGGAAGAAATGAAAGCACAAATAAGATTTCTGTTTCAATTTACTCATACATATATCAGGGTCAGTTTTTCTactgaaaacaagaaaatcaaaagtATGATGCCTGCAAAACTTGTATAATGGCTACAAAAAATCAGCTGCCCAGTAATTAATCTTCTTGTGAAAACAACAAAttcgagagggagagggagagagaatgagagaggtGATTTTGTGTTTGGTTGAGAACTCGAAATGAACTCAGATtcgggagagagagggaaagaggagAGCAGTAATTCTtctaactataagacaagattcAGTGCATTTCACTTCATATCACTCTCCCATGGAATGCCTACGTGGCATATTTTATTGGTCGGTGGAAAGACGTTTGGCACCCATCCGGCCTGAAGCTTTTTCCATCCCGTAACTCTCATTTTGAAGTGCCATGCTAATTACTTCTGTACACCTTCTCAGAGATGTGTTACTGCAACTGCCTAGGAGATATAGCCACGACCACTGCCACCGCCACTCCACCCACTTCTATGGCGCTAAGAAGAAAGATAGTGTTTGCCGGTTTACACAAAGGAAATACAAAAGTTCATATGGTGATCTTTGACATCAACATAGAAAGAGCCGATGCAACTATAATGCCGTGCCCCCTATAAACATTTAGATTGCCAATCAGAACAACAATTAAATCTGACAATAGACTCCAGCTTTGAATAGTTTGATGTTACAGGAAGAGAACCAGAAGAATGCTGGCAACACCATACGAAAATTCAGAAGTGCCAGTAATTTAGACAATACGGTACTGTATAAAATAGCTAAATTGAGAAAACAACTCCAAGTAAGTTATGGAACTGATTCAAGTAATTGGAACACAGCCATACATGGATGTGTTGAGCTGAAGTGGCAAATCCACAAGGTGACCAACATAGGAAATCATTAAAAGTTCAGCATATTAACAAATTTAAACCAATAGAACATATATTGGtcataacaaaataacaatagAACATATATTGATCATAACAGACTACAGGGCTCTAATTGtctttgaaaaatgaatggTAAAAGAATcatttcaactaaaaaaaaaagtactaagaCAAGGATTTACGTCTAAATCTATAAAGGCTAAATAATAAAGAATGACTGACATGTAAATGAACACTTTGCAGGGGCATACAATAAGGGA
Above is a genomic segment from Juglans microcarpa x Juglans regia isolate MS1-56 chromosome 1D, Jm3101_v1.0, whole genome shotgun sequence containing:
- the LOC121241730 gene encoding pentatricopeptide repeat-containing protein At5g18950 gives rise to the protein MARAPSPIFFIRQNPLTSPNPNTQIRNLALEIREADCRGGEIKPNPDHEPSRNAHNEFTEIAKEVCKITRTRPRWEQTLVSDFPSFNFSDPRFFNELIKHQNNVLLSLRFFHWLCSCDGFSPDPLSLNTLFNALVEAKACSVAKDFLDYTGFKPEQASLECYVRCLCEVGLVEEALDVFDRLRGDGINPSIATWNSALSGFLKVRRTDLVWKLYREMMESNVAAKVDVETVGYLIQAFCDDGKVSKGNELLRQVLEDGFDPENATFNRLISGFCKERQYDKVSELLHTMIAKNHAPTIFTYQEIINGLGKRRKWLEGFRIFNDLKNRGYAPDMVMYTTMIRGLCKLRWLGDARKLWFEMIQKGFIPNEYTYNALIYGFCKIGNLEEARKLYKEMCDRGYRETTVSCNTMIAGLCLNGRADDARGLFEEMPQKSVIRDVITYNTLIQAFCREGKIVESINLLKDLQVQGLQPSTQSFTPVIEKLCQMGDIQEAKKLWNDMESRGLIPMVCTRDHIITGLCDQGFIGEGMEWLLEMLKRNLKPKRSTFERLIQCLSQIDRPDDTLLVLDFMFRIGYTLQKGTCQSLVNKLCKENSHFVEALLGEVLERE